The following proteins come from a genomic window of Canis aureus isolate CA01 chromosome 3, VMU_Caureus_v.1.0, whole genome shotgun sequence:
- the LAYN gene encoding layilin isoform X3, whose translation MQPGAALQAVLLAALLAGPRGATGRLLSGQPVCREGTQRPCYKVIYFHDASRRLNFEEANAACRTDGGQLLSIESQDEQRLIEKFIENLLASDGDFWIGLRRREERQSNSTGCQDLYAWTDGSTSAFRNWYVDEPSCGSEVCVVMYHQPSAPAGVGGLYMFQWNDDRCNMKNNFICKYSDEKPTAPSIKPGGEGTEPATPILPGDAGKEDARETFKGNNEAALNLAYILIPSIILLLVVITVVCWVWIYRKRKREQPGPSTKEQHTIWPSPRQGNSPDLEVYNIIRKQSEADLAETRPDLKNISFRVCSGEATPDDMSCDYDNMAVNPSESGFMTLASVESGFVTNDIYEFSPDRMGRSKESGWVENEIYGY comes from the exons ATGCAGCCGGGAGCCGCGCTGCAGGCCGTGCTGCTGGCCGCGCTGCtggcggggccccggggcgccaCCGGCCGCCTGCTGAGCG GACAGCCAGTCTGCCGGGAAGGGACACAAAGGCCTTGTTATAAAGTCATTTACTTCCATGATGCTTCTCGAAGACTGAACTTTGAGGAAGCCAATGCAGCCTGCAGGACAGATGGGGGCCAGCTCCTTAGCATCGAGTCTCAGGATGAACAGAGATTGATAGAAAAGTTCATTGAAAACCTCCTGGCGTCTGATGGTGATTTCTGGATTGGGCTCCGGAGGCGGGAGGAGAGACAAAGCAACAGCACAGGCTGCCAGGACCTTTATGCTTGGACAGATGGCAGCACGTCAGCATTCAG GAACTGGTATGTGGATGAGCCTTCATGCGGCAGTGAGGTCTGCGTGGTCATGTACCATCAACCATCGGCTCCTGCTGGTGTCGGGGGCCTCTACATGTTCCAGTGGAATGATGACCGATGCAACATGAAGAacaatttcatttgcaaatattccgATG AGAAACCAACAGCTCCTTCTATAAAGCCTGGAG GTGAAGGAACAGAGCCAGCAACACCCATACTTCCGGGAGACGCAGGGAAAGAAGATGCCAGAGAGACATTTAAAGGAAACAACG aaGCTGCCTTGAATCTTGCTTACATTCTAATCCCCAGCATCATCCTTCTCCTTGTGGTCATCACAGTTGTGTGTTGGGTTTGGATCTATAGAAAGAG GAAACGGGAGCAGCCAGGCCCCAGCACAAAGGAGCAGCACACCATCTGGCCCTCTCCTCGCCAAGGGAACAGCCCAGACCTAGAGGTTTACAACATCATCCGAAAACAAAGTGAAGCCGACTTAGCTGAGACCCGGCCAGACCTGAAGAACATTTCATTCCGAGTGTGCTCTGGAGAAGCCACTCCCGATGACATGTCTTGTGACTATGACAACATGGCTGTGAACCCATCTGAAAGTGGATTCATGACTCTGGCAAGCGTGGAGAGTGGTTTTGTGACCAATGACATTTACGAGTTCTCCCCGGACCGAATGGGGAGGAGCAAGGAGTCTGGATGGgtggaaaatgaaatatatggTTATTAG
- the LAYN gene encoding layilin isoform X1 produces MQPGAALQAVLLAALLAGPRGATGRLLSGQPVCREGTQRPCYKVIYFHDASRRLNFEEANAACRTDGGQLLSIESQDEQRLIEKFIENLLASDGDFWIGLRRREERQSNSTGCQDLYAWTDGSTSAFRNWYVDEPSCGSEVCVVMYHQPSAPAGVGGLYMFQWNDDRCNMKNNFICKYSDEKPTAPSIKPGGEGTEPATPILPGDAGKEDARETFKGNNGMDRTLQGKIEAALNLAYILIPSIILLLVVITVVCWVWIYRKRKREQPGPSTKEQHTIWPSPRQGNSPDLEVYNIIRKQSEADLAETRPDLKNISFRVCSGEATPDDMSCDYDNMAVNPSESGFMTLASVESGFVTNDIYEFSPDRMGRSKESGWVENEIYGY; encoded by the exons ATGCAGCCGGGAGCCGCGCTGCAGGCCGTGCTGCTGGCCGCGCTGCtggcggggccccggggcgccaCCGGCCGCCTGCTGAGCG GACAGCCAGTCTGCCGGGAAGGGACACAAAGGCCTTGTTATAAAGTCATTTACTTCCATGATGCTTCTCGAAGACTGAACTTTGAGGAAGCCAATGCAGCCTGCAGGACAGATGGGGGCCAGCTCCTTAGCATCGAGTCTCAGGATGAACAGAGATTGATAGAAAAGTTCATTGAAAACCTCCTGGCGTCTGATGGTGATTTCTGGATTGGGCTCCGGAGGCGGGAGGAGAGACAAAGCAACAGCACAGGCTGCCAGGACCTTTATGCTTGGACAGATGGCAGCACGTCAGCATTCAG GAACTGGTATGTGGATGAGCCTTCATGCGGCAGTGAGGTCTGCGTGGTCATGTACCATCAACCATCGGCTCCTGCTGGTGTCGGGGGCCTCTACATGTTCCAGTGGAATGATGACCGATGCAACATGAAGAacaatttcatttgcaaatattccgATG AGAAACCAACAGCTCCTTCTATAAAGCCTGGAG GTGAAGGAACAGAGCCAGCAACACCCATACTTCCGGGAGACGCAGGGAAAGAAGATGCCAGAGAGACATTTAAAGGAAACAACGGTATGGACAGAACTCTCCAGGGGAAAATAG aaGCTGCCTTGAATCTTGCTTACATTCTAATCCCCAGCATCATCCTTCTCCTTGTGGTCATCACAGTTGTGTGTTGGGTTTGGATCTATAGAAAGAG GAAACGGGAGCAGCCAGGCCCCAGCACAAAGGAGCAGCACACCATCTGGCCCTCTCCTCGCCAAGGGAACAGCCCAGACCTAGAGGTTTACAACATCATCCGAAAACAAAGTGAAGCCGACTTAGCTGAGACCCGGCCAGACCTGAAGAACATTTCATTCCGAGTGTGCTCTGGAGAAGCCACTCCCGATGACATGTCTTGTGACTATGACAACATGGCTGTGAACCCATCTGAAAGTGGATTCATGACTCTGGCAAGCGTGGAGAGTGGTTTTGTGACCAATGACATTTACGAGTTCTCCCCGGACCGAATGGGGAGGAGCAAGGAGTCTGGATGGgtggaaaatgaaatatatggTTATTAG
- the LAYN gene encoding layilin isoform X4 has translation MQPGAALQAVLLAALLAGPRGATGRLLSGQPVCREGTQRPCYKVIYFHDASRRLNFEEANAACRTDGGQLLSIESQDEQRLIEKFIENLLASDGDFWIGLRRREERQSNSTGCQDLYAWTDGSTSAFRNWYVDEPSCGSEVCVVMYHQPSAPAGVGGLYMFQWNDDRCNMKNNFICKYSDGEGTEPATPILPGDAGKEDARETFKGNNGMDRTLQGKIEAALNLAYILIPSIILLLVVITVVCWVWIYRKRKREQPGPSTKEQHTIWPSPRQGNSPDLEVYNIIRKQSEADLAETRPDLKNISFRVCSGEATPDDMSCDYDNMAVNPSESGFMTLASVESGFVTNDIYEFSPDRMGRSKESGWVENEIYGY, from the exons ATGCAGCCGGGAGCCGCGCTGCAGGCCGTGCTGCTGGCCGCGCTGCtggcggggccccggggcgccaCCGGCCGCCTGCTGAGCG GACAGCCAGTCTGCCGGGAAGGGACACAAAGGCCTTGTTATAAAGTCATTTACTTCCATGATGCTTCTCGAAGACTGAACTTTGAGGAAGCCAATGCAGCCTGCAGGACAGATGGGGGCCAGCTCCTTAGCATCGAGTCTCAGGATGAACAGAGATTGATAGAAAAGTTCATTGAAAACCTCCTGGCGTCTGATGGTGATTTCTGGATTGGGCTCCGGAGGCGGGAGGAGAGACAAAGCAACAGCACAGGCTGCCAGGACCTTTATGCTTGGACAGATGGCAGCACGTCAGCATTCAG GAACTGGTATGTGGATGAGCCTTCATGCGGCAGTGAGGTCTGCGTGGTCATGTACCATCAACCATCGGCTCCTGCTGGTGTCGGGGGCCTCTACATGTTCCAGTGGAATGATGACCGATGCAACATGAAGAacaatttcatttgcaaatattccgATG GTGAAGGAACAGAGCCAGCAACACCCATACTTCCGGGAGACGCAGGGAAAGAAGATGCCAGAGAGACATTTAAAGGAAACAACGGTATGGACAGAACTCTCCAGGGGAAAATAG aaGCTGCCTTGAATCTTGCTTACATTCTAATCCCCAGCATCATCCTTCTCCTTGTGGTCATCACAGTTGTGTGTTGGGTTTGGATCTATAGAAAGAG GAAACGGGAGCAGCCAGGCCCCAGCACAAAGGAGCAGCACACCATCTGGCCCTCTCCTCGCCAAGGGAACAGCCCAGACCTAGAGGTTTACAACATCATCCGAAAACAAAGTGAAGCCGACTTAGCTGAGACCCGGCCAGACCTGAAGAACATTTCATTCCGAGTGTGCTCTGGAGAAGCCACTCCCGATGACATGTCTTGTGACTATGACAACATGGCTGTGAACCCATCTGAAAGTGGATTCATGACTCTGGCAAGCGTGGAGAGTGGTTTTGTGACCAATGACATTTACGAGTTCTCCCCGGACCGAATGGGGAGGAGCAAGGAGTCTGGATGGgtggaaaatgaaatatatggTTATTAG
- the LAYN gene encoding layilin isoform X5: MQPGAALQAVLLAALLAGPRGATGRLLSGQPVCREGTQRPCYKVIYFHDASRRLNFEEANAACRTDGGQLLSIESQDEQRLIEKFIENLLASDGDFWIGLRRREERQSNSTGCQDLYAWTDGSTSAFRNWYVDEPSCGSEVCVVMYHQPSAPAGVGGLYMFQWNDDRCNMKNNFICKYSDGEGTEPATPILPGDAGKEDARETFKGNNEAALNLAYILIPSIILLLVVITVVCWVWIYRKRKREQPGPSTKEQHTIWPSPRQGNSPDLEVYNIIRKQSEADLAETRPDLKNISFRVCSGEATPDDMSCDYDNMAVNPSESGFMTLASVESGFVTNDIYEFSPDRMGRSKESGWVENEIYGY; encoded by the exons ATGCAGCCGGGAGCCGCGCTGCAGGCCGTGCTGCTGGCCGCGCTGCtggcggggccccggggcgccaCCGGCCGCCTGCTGAGCG GACAGCCAGTCTGCCGGGAAGGGACACAAAGGCCTTGTTATAAAGTCATTTACTTCCATGATGCTTCTCGAAGACTGAACTTTGAGGAAGCCAATGCAGCCTGCAGGACAGATGGGGGCCAGCTCCTTAGCATCGAGTCTCAGGATGAACAGAGATTGATAGAAAAGTTCATTGAAAACCTCCTGGCGTCTGATGGTGATTTCTGGATTGGGCTCCGGAGGCGGGAGGAGAGACAAAGCAACAGCACAGGCTGCCAGGACCTTTATGCTTGGACAGATGGCAGCACGTCAGCATTCAG GAACTGGTATGTGGATGAGCCTTCATGCGGCAGTGAGGTCTGCGTGGTCATGTACCATCAACCATCGGCTCCTGCTGGTGTCGGGGGCCTCTACATGTTCCAGTGGAATGATGACCGATGCAACATGAAGAacaatttcatttgcaaatattccgATG GTGAAGGAACAGAGCCAGCAACACCCATACTTCCGGGAGACGCAGGGAAAGAAGATGCCAGAGAGACATTTAAAGGAAACAACG aaGCTGCCTTGAATCTTGCTTACATTCTAATCCCCAGCATCATCCTTCTCCTTGTGGTCATCACAGTTGTGTGTTGGGTTTGGATCTATAGAAAGAG GAAACGGGAGCAGCCAGGCCCCAGCACAAAGGAGCAGCACACCATCTGGCCCTCTCCTCGCCAAGGGAACAGCCCAGACCTAGAGGTTTACAACATCATCCGAAAACAAAGTGAAGCCGACTTAGCTGAGACCCGGCCAGACCTGAAGAACATTTCATTCCGAGTGTGCTCTGGAGAAGCCACTCCCGATGACATGTCTTGTGACTATGACAACATGGCTGTGAACCCATCTGAAAGTGGATTCATGACTCTGGCAAGCGTGGAGAGTGGTTTTGTGACCAATGACATTTACGAGTTCTCCCCGGACCGAATGGGGAGGAGCAAGGAGTCTGGATGGgtggaaaatgaaatatatggTTATTAG
- the LAYN gene encoding layilin isoform X2, which produces MTLLLPSSCRVNAASDLDLRGGQPVCREGTQRPCYKVIYFHDASRRLNFEEANAACRTDGGQLLSIESQDEQRLIEKFIENLLASDGDFWIGLRRREERQSNSTGCQDLYAWTDGSTSAFRNWYVDEPSCGSEVCVVMYHQPSAPAGVGGLYMFQWNDDRCNMKNNFICKYSDEKPTAPSIKPGGEGTEPATPILPGDAGKEDARETFKGNNGMDRTLQGKIEAALNLAYILIPSIILLLVVITVVCWVWIYRKRKREQPGPSTKEQHTIWPSPRQGNSPDLEVYNIIRKQSEADLAETRPDLKNISFRVCSGEATPDDMSCDYDNMAVNPSESGFMTLASVESGFVTNDIYEFSPDRMGRSKESGWVENEIYGY; this is translated from the exons ATGACTctcttgcttccttcctcctgtCGTGTCAATGCAGCCTCGGACTTGGACCTCAGAGGAG GACAGCCAGTCTGCCGGGAAGGGACACAAAGGCCTTGTTATAAAGTCATTTACTTCCATGATGCTTCTCGAAGACTGAACTTTGAGGAAGCCAATGCAGCCTGCAGGACAGATGGGGGCCAGCTCCTTAGCATCGAGTCTCAGGATGAACAGAGATTGATAGAAAAGTTCATTGAAAACCTCCTGGCGTCTGATGGTGATTTCTGGATTGGGCTCCGGAGGCGGGAGGAGAGACAAAGCAACAGCACAGGCTGCCAGGACCTTTATGCTTGGACAGATGGCAGCACGTCAGCATTCAG GAACTGGTATGTGGATGAGCCTTCATGCGGCAGTGAGGTCTGCGTGGTCATGTACCATCAACCATCGGCTCCTGCTGGTGTCGGGGGCCTCTACATGTTCCAGTGGAATGATGACCGATGCAACATGAAGAacaatttcatttgcaaatattccgATG AGAAACCAACAGCTCCTTCTATAAAGCCTGGAG GTGAAGGAACAGAGCCAGCAACACCCATACTTCCGGGAGACGCAGGGAAAGAAGATGCCAGAGAGACATTTAAAGGAAACAACGGTATGGACAGAACTCTCCAGGGGAAAATAG aaGCTGCCTTGAATCTTGCTTACATTCTAATCCCCAGCATCATCCTTCTCCTTGTGGTCATCACAGTTGTGTGTTGGGTTTGGATCTATAGAAAGAG GAAACGGGAGCAGCCAGGCCCCAGCACAAAGGAGCAGCACACCATCTGGCCCTCTCCTCGCCAAGGGAACAGCCCAGACCTAGAGGTTTACAACATCATCCGAAAACAAAGTGAAGCCGACTTAGCTGAGACCCGGCCAGACCTGAAGAACATTTCATTCCGAGTGTGCTCTGGAGAAGCCACTCCCGATGACATGTCTTGTGACTATGACAACATGGCTGTGAACCCATCTGAAAGTGGATTCATGACTCTGGCAAGCGTGGAGAGTGGTTTTGTGACCAATGACATTTACGAGTTCTCCCCGGACCGAATGGGGAGGAGCAAGGAGTCTGGATGGgtggaaaatgaaatatatggTTATTAG
- the LAYN gene encoding layilin isoform X6 encodes MVISGLGSGGGRRDKATAQAARTFMLGQMAARQHSEKPTAPSIKPGGEGTEPATPILPGDAGKEDARETFKGNNEAALNLAYILIPSIILLLVVITVVCWVWIYRKRKREQPGPSTKEQHTIWPSPRQGNSPDLEVYNIIRKQSEADLAETRPDLKNISFRVCSGEATPDDMSCDYDNMAVNPSESGFMTLASVESGFVTNDIYEFSPDRMGRSKESGWVENEIYGY; translated from the exons ATGGTGATTTCTGGATTGGGCTCCGGAGGCGGGAGGAGAGACAAAGCAACAGCACAGGCTGCCAGGACCTTTATGCTTGGACAGATGGCAGCACGTCAGCATTCAG AGAAACCAACAGCTCCTTCTATAAAGCCTGGAG GTGAAGGAACAGAGCCAGCAACACCCATACTTCCGGGAGACGCAGGGAAAGAAGATGCCAGAGAGACATTTAAAGGAAACAACG aaGCTGCCTTGAATCTTGCTTACATTCTAATCCCCAGCATCATCCTTCTCCTTGTGGTCATCACAGTTGTGTGTTGGGTTTGGATCTATAGAAAGAG GAAACGGGAGCAGCCAGGCCCCAGCACAAAGGAGCAGCACACCATCTGGCCCTCTCCTCGCCAAGGGAACAGCCCAGACCTAGAGGTTTACAACATCATCCGAAAACAAAGTGAAGCCGACTTAGCTGAGACCCGGCCAGACCTGAAGAACATTTCATTCCGAGTGTGCTCTGGAGAAGCCACTCCCGATGACATGTCTTGTGACTATGACAACATGGCTGTGAACCCATCTGAAAGTGGATTCATGACTCTGGCAAGCGTGGAGAGTGGTTTTGTGACCAATGACATTTACGAGTTCTCCCCGGACCGAATGGGGAGGAGCAAGGAGTCTGGATGGgtggaaaatgaaatatatggTTATTAG